The genomic stretch GGgttattatgaggaacaaacaaacaataaaagttgtcatttttggaaaattaggttgcagtaaaatattatgagaacaaagtccaaatatgtgAATAGTCTTAATAATTACAAGAggaatatttacaagaagaacgttgaaacagcagcaggaatgaaaaaattgctgttgttttatgagaataaagtcaaaaattttagtttatgttaataaaaattgcaattttagttGCACAgcgttgaaataataaagaaaaaatgtttttttaagtcataatattatgagaaaccaacaaagcaaaatataattgtaattttgggaaaatcagGTTAGGGAAAGGTTATAATGTTAcgggaatgaagtccaaatactatgggaatagagtcataatgtgatgagaagaaaattttcaaatattatttaagaagaaagctgaaatatttgaaaaaaaacacacacaacaaaaatgggaataaagagagcaaagagcgaagttgaaagtaataataatatccacctatatcacaaaactgagatgcagttttttaaaaatatatataacttcttagcatatctacatgtgttgctttacaaaatatcaaagtggcccttgcatcctttcatttttccctatgtggccctcgctggccCTGCTTTACATCTTCAGTATGTGACAAATATCGACTGTATCGATTGTGCTCTGCGCTCTTGCTTGTCTTCCACAGGATTGTGTACCTTTGCTGCAATGACTCCCGGGCCAACTCTTGCTCTGTGTGTGTCGTCTGCCTGCATCCCATAGCCCTTTGGACTGGGTGGCGCTTCCGGCTCTCTCATCTTATCCAGCGACTCCCTCCTGCGCTGCAAAGTGCTGGCCAATGACGGCTCACACTGGTTTGTTTTGGCCCACTCCTGTGGCAGCACATCCAACAATTAGATACCCACAAGGATGCAGCATCCCACCGTCTTCCGTTAAAGCTGCTGATTTGGCTCATGTACTGGTTAGATGTCGAGGTAGACTGAGCCAATGTTGTTAAACGACAGCGCCACCTCAGTTTACCACatctttatgagaaaaaagatcGGGAAACTGAGCTTGATGAGCAACAGAAAGGTGACTGCAAGGTTAATGTGGACACCAGACGCAAAGAAGcaacaaagttgtaaatgaGAGAACCCAAAAGTCAAACTGCAAAGGAAAACAAACCTTCCAGCTAGGAACCTTTGATGTGGGAGAGGGGGTGTTGGATCCAGGGGAGTGGTTAAATGCAGGGGACACAGGAAGTATGACAGACAGAGGCCTGATGGCGCCAGTGTGAGAGAAAGCAGGGCGGAAGGTGCCGAAGGATGAGCATGAGCCAAACTGCAGAACGACACACAAGTCTGAGTTAGAGTGCTCAAAACCCACAAATAGTCCAATTCCACTGAGGCTGTCGAGGCCCGTGGGCCTTTTTAAGCTCAAGCTAACAATGAGtgcactatttgtgtgtggctgGGTTATCACAGAGACTGGTTGATTGGCGACTCGCATGCACTACTAACCGCCGTGGGGGAGTTGCACTCGCTGACAGACTGGCAGGTTTCTGACGCCTCAGAGGAGGCTGAGCTTGTTGATTTCTGGGGAAAGGAAGATGGAACAGAAACAGTCGGGGAGAGGCGAAAATTGAGCGAGAGAGACAAAGGTGGAGGACATGAGAGCAAAAGAAGGCGACTGGTGAGGACTGTTGATGAGTTTCAGAAGGATGGATGGTTTTTGCCTCTCTGAGAGCACACACGGACCACAGGCTAACATACACGAGCCGTAAAATCATTAATTCGGAAAAGAACCTTGCATTAGTTGTTATGCCAGCTTGCTACAATCTGCTCGTACCGGCGAGAGCATGAATAACTTTAGCGGTCTGCTGggatataaataatattatcaAGCACAACCAGTAGGCTGGATTCTGTTGCAGAGCTCGTGTTTGTTTGAAATGCAAACACGACTCCTTCATCTGAGATTGACAAGGCCCCCAATTAAACAGGAGTTGTGCATAAAAACATGGGTGTGCTGTTAAATAGGTGCAGGCTCTTGTTAAGACCAGACTCAAGCACGGTGGCTGAGACGGATACCTGGCTGGTGATGTCCGAGGGCATGGGGGACGGTGGTTTGGAGTGGGTGTTGGCGTCCTGGGAGACAAATCCTGAGTCGTGAGAGGAGACGCTGCTGAGTCGATGCGCTCCTGCAGAGGGCATCTGGAGAAGACTGTCGACAGGCCAACACCGGAACAAATTAGGCAACAGAAAAGTGTTTCTTTTCAGCCTCTTGCTGCCACGTCGTGATCAAGTGCCATGTCATATTTGCAGCGTATGTTTTTAATCCATCTCACATTGAAAATACAAtacatgggggaaaaaacatgtaCGTGTGCAGAAAATACTAACTGAAGAAAACTTCTAGAACTGTTGTCCGTtcatccaaagtgcggcccgtagATGTTGGATGCTCGCGGAACATTccataaattctatttttagaaaaatttacagtaattttacaagactgaaGACAAAATATGATAAGATAAAAGTTGTCatgtaacaaacaaaaagtatacttttacaagaataccgCCGTAATATTATTTAGTAGCTTGAAgctgaaataataaagaaagacattattttttttaaggtcgtaaagttatgagaaacaaacaaaacaacaaataagttgtcatttttggaaaatcaggttacggaaaaagttataatgttacgggaataatgtaaacatgttatgggaataaagtcagaattacgagaagaaaatttacaagaagaaacttgaaatagttggaaaattaaaaaaacaacaataacagaaatggaaaaaataactgtaattttactagaataaattcaaaatattatgggaataaagttacaattaccaaaaataaattggaaaaataaCTGTAAtgtaacgagaataaagtcaaaatattcagagaaaaaagatttattccaatgagaaaaaagttgcaattctacgataataaactcgtaatattccaAAGAaagatgatgtcattttagtagcatagagttgaaatattgaagaacgATCCTATTTATtgttaaagtggtaatattgtgagaaacaaacaaaacaaaataaagttgtaatttttggaaaattagcttaggaaaaacttataataatatgggaatgtagtcaaaatataattacaaaatgttaaaaaacaaaaatagcagaaatggaaaaaaaatagctgtaattttaccagaataaattcaaaatattatgggaataaagtcataatattacaagaagaaaatgtacaaagattatttgagaagaaatgtgaaatacttgaaacattgaaaaacacagcaaaaatagggAGAGCAAATAGTGAAGATGATACAAATCATACACTTtttccacctatatcacaaagctgagatgcagtttcttccttaaaatatatataacttctaatATCTTAgcagtgttgctttacaaaacaagtggcccctgcatcctttcatttttcactatggaaaaggtttggacacccatgcaatACAGCGTCAATGATTTGAAACTATATTAGAGCGATAATAGATGGCTGGACAGTGGATCTTAAATGAAATTTCCTCCACTAACCACTGGGACACTTCTATTGTCGTCCTTGTAAAGTGGAAACCCtcgtatatttatattttattgaattGTGGCACAGAAAATATTGCGTTATGGTTGTAAAACTTTTACAGACACCGTAGATAACTGAAAAATGCAGCGCTGTCAAGGTGAAGCCAACTTTGTGCGCTTTTAGGTAACAACTTTCATAGCACAGAGATGCAATGGGTAGGTCGGCAGGTGTATTATATCATTTCATATCATACTCTATTGTTGTTTAAAAGCTTCACCTGCATTCACTAATGTCCAAGGGACCACTATAAATAGGCAGTAGTGCTAAttaaataacagaaaatagcAGAGTAATACAACAACAGGGTGATAATGCGTGATGCTAAATGTTgattttacactttttaatgGTTAGCCGGTGCGAATCAGGTGCAACATtgcgacatttttttttgttgcgatAATGAGTTAGGTTAGGGGATTCCCAATCTCTGTTAAACACATGCGAAATAATCAGGTGTGCCATGGGAAATAATCCAATTGGCCTAAAAATAGTGTCTGGACTACAACtaatgtatctttgttcatCTGCCGATGTCAGCAACACATAGTGACACGCAGAACAATTAAGTTGTGTATCCACTTGTTGCCATTCATGCAACAAAATAAGTCTGAGCGCGCTTGGTGGTGTGCCATGAGATTTTTCTGATGTAAAATACGTGCCTTGGCTCagtaaaggttgggaaacactgggtAGGTAAAGAGAAAGTAGCAAAAAGCAGATGAATAACGTGCATTTAGTACCTGCACATGCTGCTCTTTCTAGAGCTGATGCTGCTGGGGGAGGAGGGAGGTGTCTGATACGACCAGGCAAAATCTGAGCCTTTTAGGTCCCGGATCACCTGTGGCAACGCACAACAACATTGTGATAACACTGTGGCACAAGACAAGTGGtctagaaaaaggatggatggacagcATGGGGTGTTGGAGGATCGTTTTGGTACAGACTAAATATGTCAGCGGTACGGATGGGTACTGTTTATATATACTCCAACAGATGCAAATTTTAAGACGAgtttgcaagaattgacattttgcactgatggatcttaaggaggttctaagtagagcttcaaaatacaaaaagaagaaatggaactGAAACAAAACGTTTGTAAAGTAAacaattcattgcaaacaagcattaaagtgaaataggcttgATCAGCTAATCAAATGTTTTAAGACCACAGCATTTAAAAGCCTAAATGTTTACGTTCTCAAAGGCCTCGTGTCCTTCAATggcacaaaactgcctgtttggaattcgcacgagagcaccaaacatgggacattgaaaggcggAAGaacgttttattctctgatgaggaaaaaatgcaacattgacggtcctgatggcttccaagacaaggagatcccatctgagatgttttccaccttcGATGAAACAATGGAGCaacaggttgtgcaggggccaCTTATGTAGGCATCCTCCTTGGCCTGATGCGACTGCCAGAGTTCGGGTGTGgaccagggtttgttgttgttgttgaactgAGGAGTTCACCTACTGTAAGCCTGAGGCTGCAGCTTCAAAAACACCCCAATCAGTGCAGTCAAAGCAGGCCTGTAACTCCAGCTTTGATTCATCTGTCCATTTCATCACTGTCCTCACCAAAGGCTTCGACGTTTTTAATTTCTGCTTGTAGGTCGGGACGAGATGGAGCAGACAGCGATCAGACCTAAAGCTGCACGGCGGACAGATGATAAGCGTCTTTTAAGCGTCTTTTTGTCGTCTAATATGTTAGTGTCCCTGGTGGGACACTTTATGTTCTGTCTATATTTTGGAAGTCTGTGGGTGGAATTTGAAGAGGgtgggaagtaaaaaaaaaggcaggttAAGCCAGGTTTCAGTGAAACACAGAGCAGCGGATCTGCAAAAGTCTGCATTGATCTTTGAGTGAAGGAGAAGCAGCAGTTCATCCATCTTGTTTGCCAGGGAGCGGACATTCAGCAAACATAGTGACGGGTGCGCCGTGCCTAAACCCCGCCGTCTCAGTTTGAGGAGCGCTCCTGCATGCTTACGCCGTCTGCGTCTCCCATAGAGAGCTGCTCCGCCTCCAACTAGAATCTCCACAAAACTTTCCGGATCattgaaaaccaaaaaaaaagctccagcaGGGGACTGCCCAATGTTTACAAGTTCCTCTCTGGAGTATCTGAGCAGCGAGGGGTCACAAAAAACTGAACAAATAAACAGAAACACCAAAAGTACAAGAGAGCTAAACACCGAGGTGCCATCTTGGCTGTCTTCACTCAAATTTAGCACCCAAATGAGGCACCAATAGatacttgtttgtttgttttacgtCGGCAGTGGTGCCATTACGATACTGAGTTGGGGTACGCATCCCTGGCCAGGGGTTGCAGGATGGACGGGGATATTTTCACAATGTAATTTCTACCTGTTCACTGGCTGGAGGGAGTTTGTGCGGGTCCTCGGTTAGCACCGTGAGGTCATCAACAATGGCCTGTAAGTGTGTTGTCTCTCCCAGCATGGCAATCTCAACAttctgcaaaataaaaacagacatAATAACACTATTATTCCAaacaaaaccatttttttaatataatataaaatgcaAAGCACTTCTACTAAATGCACACATAGGATCAAGGTTTCTCACCACAACAGGCTGCAGCAGATTAATGAATGCACAATAGCGCCCTCTCTCTTCTAGCAGGGCTCGGCGCACGGCCTGCTTCTCCGTCTCTTCCATGAGCAGGTACAGGTCGCTGACATCCTGCATGGCGCTGTCCAGCTGTGGGCGCAGGTTACCCCGCCCTGTTATAGGCATGGCCGTGTGCGCAGAGACACAGAAGCGGGAAGAAGAGGTGGAATGAAGGAGTTTGAGTcgggaggagcaggaggagcaaAATGAGATAAGAAATTATGGGGAGTGGAGATAAGAGTGTAAACAGTGTAGCAAAAAAGGGGGGAGTCAAAAATGAAAGATGATTAGAAAACACAATGACAAAGTGCTCGTTTATTTGAGGGGTTCATGTACATGGAAATGGGAGGACAATGAAGCATGTCAGAGATAATGTCTTGATGCAGAGCAACTGGTGATGACTTGGAGACCCTCGAATGGATTCAatttaggggggaaaaaaaagttaatcaaaactacattttattgtGACACTAGGAGAGATGAACAAAAGCAGCGAGGAATGAAAAAAGGATGTGATGACGACCAGTGAGATGCCGGTCTGGTTGTGTTTGaatttgtacatacatacactgccAGTTCCATGcatgcataaataaatacacagtaacccctcctttatcgcggttaattggttacagacacGATCGTGAGGAGTGAATTTAcgcaagtaggattcctgattaataaatacaatattttcatagttagagcatagaaaccctgtttatgaccttctaaatatgttttttacattattagagccctctagagatgaaataacacccctatagccacctttacactcctatcacccaaaatagtagaccagaggtgtccaaacttattctagcgagggccacatagtgaaaaatgaaagaccaCGTTAACATTTCatcaagcaacacatgtagatatgctgaaaagttatatatatttcaagacaaaaaatcCTCTTTGCTCtcatttccccatttttgctcttccaaatattccaactttcttctaaaataacCTTTGTACATTaacttctcgtaatattatgattttatgactttatgcccataatattataataatattataacttttccccaaaccaaattatccaaaaattacaaaaattataaaattactttgttttgttttgtttgtttctaataatattacaactactacaaaaaaacctacaaaaactacaaaaaaaaaatctttaatatttaaactgtgctactaaaatggaaTTACTTTTCTTCATAATACTATGGGggtcttcttgtaaaattgcaactgctTTCTCATTCGTAtacgcctttattcttgtaaaatcattcctgatttttccattcttgctgctgttgttttgtttttcctgttcaattttattttataacaaaaaacagctgtgggccgcaCACACATAATACTTGTAACATGTAAGAGATAATAAAACCGCACAAATGTTAGcagactgtacttcctgcggtggctattgtctcatcaatgcaacattactgacacctagtgaccagcatagagtactacatactgtacatgacgtGTCTTTTAaacgcatcttctgaatgccttaatttaagccaaaatgtgcttaaatgtgcatattgtttgactaataacaggccatagtcaaccatgaaacagcgatgatttattgatgaatatatttttgaaaaactgtgatagagtgaggttGCGAAATTCGAAGAGCAAAGTGGCAATGGGTGCCTGTCCTGCACAGAGTACAATTAAATTGTTGTTGATAGACTCAAAAGCAGCAGCATACGCTAATGTTTTCGTCTTGCCTAACTTGATTGACTTCACTgttcatatacatatacactatgTAGAGtagacagtcgtccctcgtcactttgtggtttgaatttcagGGCTTCTctcgatcacggtttttcaaaaatatatgaatgaatgaatcatgctgtttcgtggttgaatatggcctgttattaggcAAAAGGTATGCAAATTTAAGcacatttaatgtattttttgcccaaattaagcattgccatgcataaaaatggctaaataaactaaaatagtaatacaaggcattcaaagatgccgtgagtatgtagtattctacaccggtcactaggtgtcactgtgtattatgagtgtaaaggtgactacagccatgtttcatgtctagagggttctaataatgtttaaaaaacatatttagaagatcgtaaacatgttttctatgctctaactacaaaaacatttgatttatacATAAGGGATAGCACTGTGAGGAACTTCACCTATCacagccgggtctggaaccaattaaccgcaataaacgagggttactgtgtacatacagtacattattatATCGTGGTGTTTGTGATGCACTAATCACTTTGTGTCATGTTAAATTAGACGCATTTCAATGgggctggtgtacctaatgttgtgaccacTGAGTTCTGCCTAGGTTGGGACAGAAAAAggcatacaaaaacacaaattgtGGCACGCTGATCGACCTTTTCCCACATTTGGAAAAgtgaaatgatctgttccaggggtCAGACTGTCACCATCCTAAAACTACTTGGTATGTGAGTACCCTTTGAGTGTAtattcatttctttctttttctatgtcgcttaatCCAGCCaactgcagggcacatatagacaaacctttcacactcacgttcatacctatggacaatttagagtcgcctattaacctaacatgcttgtttttggaatgtggcacccggagaaaacctactCACTTTGTCAATTCTACACACTGAGGTGAATCATTTGTGAATAACCTGCAACTTAAGACTGGCAGTGTGATAATGGTCGTGATGCTTTCAAGAACTACCACATGCATTTCCCACAAGCTAAGCTGAGCAGACATACCGAGCAACTCTAAAGTCGGGGCGGGGGGCATAGCCAGAAAGAAATCAAAGAGGGCAGGGATCAGGCAGGGAGAGAGAAGAACAAGCAATGTTAGCAGTGTCAAATCAGGACAGATTGTATGTTTGACAAAGTTGTGCCAAAGAGGTAAGAATACAAGTCTGATTTTAGAATAAAggagtttgtttttaataaagtaGCAGCTGACAAAATGACTgtgcaagtttttttgtttttcttaatctGCTTGCTGTTGCTGTAATTCCTAACTCTAACTCAAGATGGCGTCATTTCAACCCATTTCACTTACAAGAGAACTCAGACAAGCTCAGTCATCAAAGCTGACTCACCTTTTCTGGCCTTTTTCTGAAGTTTGATGGTATCCAGCGACTTACGTTTAATTTCCTGCCGAGACCGCTTATATTCTGTTGAGAGTCAGACACAAAGACTGTCAAATATACTTATACTTATATACTAAATCAGCTAGTCAAATCCAGTCTCTCGCCACTTCACAGTTCAAATATCGCACcgtcactctatcacagttttcagaaatatatttaGTAATACATAATGCTGTTTGTTGGTTGAATACcaactattagtcaaaaaagatgcacatttaaacaattctcatgtatttttggcctcaattaagcaaaataaactaaaatactacAAGGCTATAAGGCagtcagaagacgcattcaaagatgctgtgaatgacatgtggtccacactggtcactaggtgtcagtaatgttaccgtaatgttcaatgagacacacaaacggaacaacaggcttttattgcaggcacaataatccctaataaaaacacggggtagtgttgctgcagtaacccacgccaagataggattcaactctaaacccccgacatcacttcctgtttgccagcCACACAGCTCtattagggaacacatttatagtgacacacatgagtcttatttatgtcttacatggcttattcattcttattatgtctactatattgggtaatacgagttgaaaggtgaccataggggtgttatttcatgtctagagggctctaataatgttaaaaactgtagaaggttttctatgctctaactgtgaaaatattgtatttataaataaggaatcgtgcgtcatggaaattcacttatcacggtggggtctggaaccaatgaactgcgctgaacgagggaatactgtagatcttcaaatgtgtttgtgtgtcattcACCTTTGGCATGATCCTTGTCCAGCTGATTCGCCGTCTTCTTCCATTCTTCTATTCTGTCCTGGAGTGGCACGACCAGGCCTTCCATTAGAGCACTACAGGAATCAGGAGACGGTCAGAAATTGAAGGACGCGTTGTAAATTGCTTTATCTGTCTGGCAGAAAACCACTCAGGGCAGAGAGGAAGGTCAGATGAAATGGAACGGAACCTTAGGCCACTAATCGCACTCAAGGTGAGAgaagctcaagaaaaaacagcccacAGATGACACTTACTTGGTAAAGTGGCGTAATTTAGCCTCAATGCTGCGATGTCGCATGCACATTCTAGTCAGAGCTGAGCCAATATCCCTGGTGGCACCTAGAAAAGACAACACAGTGTCTACTTTGGTGTAACGCATGAGCATATTTGCATGTGTTATGCTATTTCTTTAAAAAGACTATGAATGGAAACGCTGAATGCTAAATGTGGTGCAGCCATGGGGTCTATATACTggatatatacatttatattcacAGCTCTTACACATTGgaatacaaaacaacaaaaaagattttaggtcaggggtgtccaagcattttccagcaaggttcacatcgtgaaaaatgaaaagatgcaactctgctactttgatattttgtaaagcaacacatgtataaatactttattaatctccaaaagaaattattattagaattattactatcaacttcactctttgctccttttttccccatttttgctctttatttttgtaattttccaaatattttcttCTTGCTTACTTACTTTCTTCTTACGTAATCTTTGCACATGTTCTTGTTGTAATAATTATgcctttattaccataatattttgccttattcccttattatcatttttcccaaactaatgctccaaaaattacaacttgattttgttttgtttgtttctcataacgttatgacttaaaaagaacttagtagtattttatttaatgacgtgcaacttgttttctctttagtacacgactttttttccttactattttgactttattcgcgttaatttattttttcccccttttctactgttgttttaaattttccaactatttaaactttcttcttgtaaatattatttgtttaatattttgactttattaccatcatattataactttttccccaacctaatttaacaaaaacgacagctttattttgtcttgtttgtttctcataatattatgacttaaaaaacataacatattttttgtttaatatttctactctGTGATActgaaaagacattatttttgttaagtttcttcttgtaaaattgcaactttttttctcataaggtttgactttattctcagaaaattacagccgttttttttccttttctgctgttgtgggggtttttttacaactctttcaactttcttcttgtaaattttcttctcgtaattatgactttattcccataatattttgactctattctcgtaacattgtgcattttccacaacctaattttccaaaaatgaccgctttatttgctttctttaaaaatcacttaaaaaaaacgtaggaaaaaaaaaaaatataaaaaatataaaaaatatttcctCATAACACTATGACTTCATTCTAGAATTTTTTCACGTGAGAttagaatttttttctcttagcattttgactttattctcgtaaaattactgcagatttttccacttttgctgtggtttttttttttttttagttttgtatttttagaatatgctgcgGGCCAACAGAAAACAGGGCAACAAATGGCCCCGGGcagcgctttggacacccctgctttaatatGGGTAGCTACACGTTACACTTGTGCGACAAGCAAGATGCCCTGAAAGTGAGAGGTGGATGTGCTGACCGCTACACCACAGTACTCGTGTTTGATTATTTTACACCTTTCAATCGTCAACCTCCTTTCACACTCGTATGAccattaagaatgttaaaatatgacaGAAAACTGTCTGAACAATTGAGAATGAAGATTTTATGGCAGGTAGAGTTGTACCCTGGAagagattatttctatttcctgtGATGAGAGTGAGTGTTTCAGAATCCCAACAAACTGGAGGTTGAGATTGGAAATGGTTTCTACTGTGTGTACTTGTGATACAAAATAATGGCACTGGCAAATGGCAGAGGtgtttttctgtggaaaaatatTATCAGGGAAGCATTTGCACAAGCTCTCCCATATGCGTTTCCCTTCTCGAGAGAGCTTTCTGCCATGGCCACAAGGTAGCAATTGTAAAAACCAGAGACcgtaaaatgtcacatttgtgtggggaaagCAAACATGACACATTTGCTATAAAGCCCATCCTGCATGAAGCACA from Dunckerocampus dactyliophorus isolate RoL2022-P2 chromosome 5, RoL_Ddac_1.1, whole genome shotgun sequence encodes the following:
- the mtss1la gene encoding MTSS I-BAR domain containing 2a isoform X1, which produces MESVEKECGALGGLFQAIVNDMKSSYPVWEDFSAKATKLHSQLRTTILAAVAFLDAFQKVADMATNSRGATRDIGSALTRMCMRHRSIEAKLRHFTNALMEGLVVPLQDRIEEWKKTANQLDKDHAKEYKRSRQEIKRKSLDTIKLQKKARKGRGNLRPQLDSAMQDVSDLYLLMEETEKQAVRRALLEERGRYCAFINLLQPVVNVEIAMLGETTHLQAIVDDLTVLTEDPHKLPPASEQVIRDLKGSDFAWSYQTPPSSPSSISSRKSSMCSLLQMPSAGAHRLSSVSSHDSGFVSQDANTHSKPPSPMPSDITSQKSTSSASSEASETCQSVSECNSPTAFGSCSSFGTFRPAFSHTGAIRPLSVILPVSPAFNHSPGSNTPSPTSKVPSWKEWAKTNQCEPSLASTLQRRRESLDKMREPEAPPSPKGYGMQADDTHRARVGPGVIAAKHGEALSPAASTLAMVLTRGLSMEQQKSSRDSLQYSSGYSTQTNTPSCSEDTIPSQGSDYECYSLNGDADTEAQTEFDKSSTIPRHSNIAQSYRRMIQTKRPASTAGLPAGKTLQGATNGAGGAISSGTATIRRTPSSKTGVRRTPSTSGPIPIRPPIVPVKTPTVPDSPGYASPSQHRAGSEESLYPDDPFTSEYMKVSPQQRSLPDTAWACADRTAYAQQAPGVAAHSAEEDPLLAANRHSLVEKIGELAASAHALGEGQFPFPSSSSGNSPQCTPRQEPSSEPLEGLDMLVTIRRGVKLRKTVTDDRSAPRILR